GgttccccccatttgaatatattttttaacgacGTGAATATATTAGTGGAGGGTCCGCGCATGGCGGAGAAGAACAGCACGCTGCTGTTTAATAAGGTTCGAAATGACAAGCGGCACAGAAAACGGGCCTTTCAGAAAAGGGGCTACTGGAAGAAGATGCACTACTTCACGCGCAAGGCTAACATGATGAGGTGGGCCACGTCACGGCGCCCTTCCTACAGACGTGTGCACGCAGTTGTGCATGCGGCTGTGCATACGACTGTACACACGACTG
The sequence above is drawn from the Plasmodium cynomolgi strain B DNA, chromosome 10, whole genome shotgun sequence genome and encodes:
- a CDS encoding hypothetical protein (putative), which produces MLSVLRNTLRNAKRLGNLKFFLREADYSPGEEQTTRRATRLNCDYGSPHLNIFFNDVNILVEGPRMAEKNSTLLFNKVRNDKRHRKRAFQKRGYWKKMHYFTRKANMM